TCGGCCACCCGGAGCACGGACCGCTGGAAGGCGGGGCCGGCGCTGCGGCGCAGCACGGTCCGCAGCCGGGCCATCAGCTCCTCCACGGCGAAGGGCTTGACCAGGTAGTCGTCGCCGCCCCGGGTGAGCCCCGCGACCCGGTCGGCGACTCCGTCACGAGCGGTGAGAAAGACCACAGGCACCATGGTGCCCGACAGCCGCAGCCGGTCGAGCACGGCGAAGCCGTCGAGGCCCGGGAGCATCAGGTCGAGCACCACGATGTCCGGATGGAACTCGGCGGCCCTGGTCAGCGCCTCCTCACCGGAGTACGCCGTGACCGCCTCCCAGCCCTCGTAGCGGGCGACCGTCGCGACCAGGTCGGCGATGGGCGGATCGTCGTCCACAACGAGAAGTCGTACTTTTTCCACGTGCTCATAGTGCTGCACGCCGCTTCCGGCGCCATACCTCTCCCCCTCCCCACGCGAGATCGATAACAACTTGAAAGTCCAACGACAGCTCAATGACAGCTACCGTCGGTCATGCTCGGTGTCCCCGGACCCGATCAAGGAGCACCGTCCGTGACGACCGTCCAATCGCCTCCCGCGCCCCCCACGGCGATACGACCCAAAGTGGTGGCCCGCACGGGCCTGTACGCCGTGCTGGCCGCCAACGTGGCCGTCGTGACCGTCTTCTTCTTCCAGGCCGGGTTCGCGTCGAACGCGCTGATCGTGATGGGCAGGCTCGCCGGGCTGTACGGCGCCCTCGTCATGGCCTTCCAGCTGGTGCTGGTGGCCCGGCTGCCGTGGCTCGACCACCGCATCGGCATGGACCGGCTGACCTCCTGGCACCGCTGGGTGGGCTTCGGTCTGCTGTGGACGCTGATGGCCCACGCGGTGTTCATCACCTTCGGCTACGCCGAGGGCACGTCCATGGGCCCGGTCGACGAGCTGGTGGAGCTGGCCGAGACCACCGAGGGCGTGCTGCGCGCGATCGTCGCCCTGGTCCTGATCATGGTCATCGGCGCGGTCTCCGCGCGCTACGCCCGCCGCCGCCTCGCCTACGAGACCTGGCACTTCATCCACCTGTACACCTACGTGGCGGTCGTCCTGGCGTTCACGCACCAGGTCGGTGTCGGTACGACGTTCACCTCGTCGTCCGCCGCCACCACGTACTGGTGGGCCCTGTGGAGCGTGGCGCTCGGTTCGGTGTTCCTGGGCCGGGTCGTGCTGCCGCTGCGCAAGAACCTCCGTCACCAGCTGCGCGTCTCGGCCGTCGTCCCCGAGGCCGACAACGTCGTGTCGATCTACATGACGGGCCGCGACCTCGACAAGCTGCCGGCCCGCGCCGGCCAGTTCTTCCTGTGGCGGTTCCTCACCAAGGACCGCTGGTGGCAGGCGAACCCGTTCTCGCTGTCGGCGGCGCCCGACGGCAGGACGCTGCGGCTCACCGCGAAGGTGGCCGGCGACGGCACCGCCGCCCTCAAGCACATCCCGGTCGGCACCCGCGTCTTCGCCGAGGGCCCGTACGGCGCCTTCACGGCGATGCACCGCACCCGCCCCGAGGCCGTCCTCATCGCCGGCGGTGTGGGTGTCACGCCGATCCGCGCCCTGCTGGAGGAGATCCAGGGCCACGCCGTGGTCATCTACCGGGTGGCCAGGAACCAGGACGCCGTCCTCTTCGAGGAGCTGCGGGACCTCGCCCACGCCAAGGGTGCCGAGCTGCACCTGGTGAGCGGGCCGGTCGCCCCCGACAAGCTGGCCCCGGCCGAGCTGGCCAGGCTGGTGCCGGACATCACGGACCGGGACGTCTTCCTGTGCGGCCCGCCGCCCATGATGAACGCGGTGCTGCGCAGCCTGCGGGATCTGGGCGTGCCCAGGTCGCAGACCCACTTCGAGCGCTTCAGCCTGGCCGGATAAGAGGAACGTCGTGAAACGAGCACTGCCTGTTCTGGTCCTGAGCATCGCGGGCCTGGTCCCCGTCTGGCTCTACGAGCCGTCGCTGGGTATCACCTCCTCGGAGGCCTCGACCCCCGCCACGACTCCGTCGGCCTCGTCCTCGACGTCCTCGTCGGGTTCCTCCGGTTCGTCGTCCACGGTCGTCGCGGGTACCACCGTGGCCACCGAGAAGGGTGACGTCCAGGTCGAGGTGACGTTCGCGGGCTCCAAGATCTCCTCGGTGCGGATGCTGAAGCAGCCGAACCACCCGCAGACCACGGCCGCCGTGCCGGTCCTGATCAAGGAGACGCTGGCCGCGCAGAGCGCCGACATCGACACGGTCTCCGGAGCGACGATCACGAGCGACGGCTACAAGGAGTCCCTCCAGGCCGCCATCGACTCCCGGGCGGACTCCGCCGCGTCGTCTCCGTCGCCCTCCGCGTCCGCCGCCACGTCGGCACCTGCTGCGGAGTCCGCGTCGAAGGTCGTCTCGGGGACCGCTGTGGACACCGAGAAGGGCACCGTGCAGGTCGAGGTGACCTTCGAGGGCGACACGATCGCGTCCGTGAAGATGCTCCAGCAGCCGAACCACCCGCAGACCACGGCCGCGGTGCCGGTCCTGATCGAGGAGACCCTCGCCGCGCAGAGCGCCGACATCGACACCGTCTCCGGCGCCACCATCACCAGCGACGGCTACAAGGAGTCCCTCCAGGCCGCCATCGACGCGAAGGGCTGATGACATGCGGCGCGTCGAGCACATCATGGGGTTCCCGATCTCGCTGCGGATCGACGACGAGAACGTCCGGGCCGAGACGGCGGACGCCGTGTTCGCCTGGCTCCACGAGGTCGACGCGCGCTTCAGCCCCTTCAAGCCCGACAGCGAGGTGTCCCGGCTCGACCGGGGCGAACTGGAGGCCGGCGCGCTGAGCGCGGACCTCACCGAGGTGCTCGGCCTGTGCGAGGAGTACCGGGTCGCGACCGGGGGCGCGTTCGACGTACGGCTGCCCGGCCGGGGCCTGGACCCGTGCGCGATGGTGAAGGGCTGGGCTGTGCAGCGGGCGGCGGACCTGCTGGAGGCGGCGGGTGTACGGACGTACTGCCTGAACGCCGGCGGTGATGTGGTCGCCGCCGGGCGCCCCTGGCGGGTGGGGGTACGGCACCCCGAGCACGCCGACCAGCTGTGCACGGTGCTGGAGATCACCGAGGGGGGTGTGGCGACGTCCGCCCGCTATGAACGGGGCGACCACATCCTCGACGGCCGCACCGGACTCCCGGCGACCGGGCTGCTGAGTCTGACCGTGGTCGCCGCCACGCTCACCGAGGCGGACGCGACGGCGACG
The DNA window shown above is from Streptomyces sp. NBC_01451 and carries:
- a CDS encoding response regulator transcription factor, producing the protein MEKVRLLVVDDDPPIADLVATVARYEGWEAVTAYSGEEALTRAAEFHPDIVVLDLMLPGLDGFAVLDRLRLSGTMVPVVFLTARDGVADRVAGLTRGGDDYLVKPFAVEELMARLRTVLRRSAGPAFQRSVLRVADLTMDEDTREVRRGDKRLTLTPTEYEVLRYLMRKSPTVLTKAQILDHVWEYGFGGRSNVVELVVSRLRRKLDDPDQHDEPLIHTVRGVGYVVRQVGA
- a CDS encoding ferredoxin reductase family protein, with the translated sequence MTTVQSPPAPPTAIRPKVVARTGLYAVLAANVAVVTVFFFQAGFASNALIVMGRLAGLYGALVMAFQLVLVARLPWLDHRIGMDRLTSWHRWVGFGLLWTLMAHAVFITFGYAEGTSMGPVDELVELAETTEGVLRAIVALVLIMVIGAVSARYARRRLAYETWHFIHLYTYVAVVLAFTHQVGVGTTFTSSSAATTYWWALWSVALGSVFLGRVVLPLRKNLRHQLRVSAVVPEADNVVSIYMTGRDLDKLPARAGQFFLWRFLTKDRWWQANPFSLSAAPDGRTLRLTAKVAGDGTAALKHIPVGTRVFAEGPYGAFTAMHRTRPEAVLIAGGVGVTPIRALLEEIQGHAVVIYRVARNQDAVLFEELRDLAHAKGAELHLVSGPVAPDKLAPAELARLVPDITDRDVFLCGPPPMMNAVLRSLRDLGVPRSQTHFERFSLAG
- a CDS encoding FMN-binding protein, which codes for MKRALPVLVLSIAGLVPVWLYEPSLGITSSEASTPATTPSASSSTSSSGSSGSSSTVVAGTTVATEKGDVQVEVTFAGSKISSVRMLKQPNHPQTTAAVPVLIKETLAAQSADIDTVSGATITSDGYKESLQAAIDSRADSAASSPSPSASAATSAPAAESASKVVSGTAVDTEKGTVQVEVTFEGDTIASVKMLQQPNHPQTTAAVPVLIEETLAAQSADIDTVSGATITSDGYKESLQAAIDAKG
- a CDS encoding FAD:protein FMN transferase is translated as MRRVEHIMGFPISLRIDDENVRAETADAVFAWLHEVDARFSPFKPDSEVSRLDRGELEAGALSADLTEVLGLCEEYRVATGGAFDVRLPGRGLDPCAMVKGWAVQRAADLLEAAGVRTYCLNAGGDVVAAGRPWRVGVRHPEHADQLCTVLEITEGGVATSARYERGDHILDGRTGLPATGLLSLTVVAATLTEADATATAAFAMGAEGIEWAAARKGCEVFAVDADRQVVRTPGLPVAA